The Thermosynechococcus sp. HN-54 DNA segment GCGGAGATACCCCTGGGAAATAAGTACTTGGAATGCCCGCTACACCAGCACGACCAAAGATACCCAAGCGGCCGAGGTTCAGCTCGAAGTTAATGCCCCCTGCTTGAGCTTCAATACCATAGGTTTTGGAATAGGTACCTTGAAGCTTCACTGCATAGCTGTTGCGGCCATTGCCGAAGGTGTTAGCGTACTCTAGCTCAAGGGAAGCTTGGAAGGGATCACCCCCAAAGCCACCTCCAGGACTAGGTGGCACAATTCCAGACGCTGCTCGACCAGCTTCGGCAGCAAGATACAGTGCACGCACGGTAAACGGTCCTTCATTGGGATTCCACTGGATAGCCGCACCTGCACCCCCTAAGAAGTTCATTGCGTAGGGCACAATGAAGGGGTTGTTGATAAAGAAGTAAGTGCCAAAGTCACTGGCGGGAGAGTTCGCCCAGCTATTGGTGTCAATGATGTCACTGGGATAGAACTGAGGCCCCGCCGTAATGGTGATGTCTTGAGTGGGCTTGAAGCTGTAGGCAAGGCGGTACAGGCTAACACCGGGTCCAAAGCCAGACCAGTAATACTGGCTGGGGTTAAAGTAGGGGAGGGGACGGCTGAAAATGTCAGTTGTACCCACAGGGGGCTGGGCTAGAGTTGAAGTAGTTTGCAAGCCTAAACCATAGGTGCTAATGGCATCGCGGCCACCATTCCCAGTGGACAAGCTAGTTTGCAGTAGGTCAGTACCGGTAAAGCTGGTATTGAGGTTCAGGATGACGCCAGCAATAACTGTCGGATTGGTGCGACCAGATGCAGGAGTAAGAATACCAGCGGGACTGACGGAAAGATTAGGGCTACTTGGCCGGCCACCGTATTGAACCGACATCACCGCCGTTCCCGTGAGCTTGGTCGTGGTGGAGAATTGGGTGGCTTCGAGGGCGGCGGTACGGGCTTCGAGATTGTCCACGCGGCCGCGCAGGGTGGCGAGTTCGGCAGCGAACTCATCCATGAGTTTTTGCAGGGTGGCAAGGTCTTCCTTGGTGGCAAAGCGATCGCTGATCACATCCAAGCAGGCATTCAGAGCCGCTGCCATTTCATAACGGGTGGCCGCCCGGTTGCCCCGGAAGGTGCCATCGGGATAACCAGCAATACAGCCGTATTTTTCCACAAGGGAGGCAAGGGCTTGGTAGGCCCAGTCGGTGGGACGCACGTCGGAAAGCTGGGAGACAGAGGTCACCTGCCCCATGGATTCTTCGTTGGCAAGAAGCTGATTGACAGAGGTGATAGTGCTCGAAGCGTCTGCAATGGTGTTGGGGGCAGGCAGTGCTTCAGAAACTTGCAGATTTTGGGGTTCAGCCGCAATCAGGTTTTCAAATTTGGGGGGTTCATTGGCAGTAGCAATATTCGCCCCTGCAACCATACCTAGGAGGCTCAAGCTACCTGCAAACAGGTACGTCTTTTTCACGATGTTACTCCTCACTCACGAGCGTCTGGGTTCGGCAGAGCGATCAACTCATTCTGCTGTTCCCTAGTACCTAGCTTACACAATATGGCTTAACTGTGTTGCAAGCCGATTATGCAAGTTTTGCTAAATTATAAGTGCTTCCCCTTTAATTTGTCCAATACTTTGTTTTAATTTGTTGACACTGAAATTTCATCCGTCGCGCTGGTGTGGTAGGAGTCCGCACAAAGAGCTTTCCTGATAGAGGGCGTGGAAACCAGAGCAGCCCTGTTCGTTCGATAGAATACACTGTACAGCCAAGACTTCTATAGATGCAATGACCTCTGCCCTCGAAGAAAAGCTGCGGGCGGCGTTTCCTCCCGAACAGGCGCATCTACTTGCAGAAGTGATCCATGAAGCCTACAACGATGTGGTGAAAGCAAGAGACTTCAATGAGCTGAAGTCCATCGTCGGTGAACTGGCTCAAGCCCAAAAACGCACTGAGGAGCGGGTGGATCAGCTAGCTGTTGCTGTTGCAGAACTGGCTCAAGCTCAAAAACGCACCGAAGAACGGGTGGATCAACTAGCTGCTGCTCAGGAGCGCACAGAACGAGCCGTGAGGCAACTGGCTCGCCAAGTGGGAGGACTCAGTGAAGCTCTCGGCGGATCCCTAGAAGACCTTGCTCTGGAAGTGGTGCCCGAAATCCTCGAATATCGCTGGGGCATGGAAATCGAATTTTGTGAGCGGGATACCCTGCCGTTGCGCAATGGGGAGTATGAGTTTGCTTTGGTCATCCGTGGTCAAGTCCATGGAGAGCCGATTCTGGTGCTGGGGGAAGTCAAAAGCAATCTCACTGAATCTGAGGTGGAGCGGTTTTTGAATCTGGTGGCTCAAGTGGAAGCGACTGAGGAAATTCGTCCTCTCTTTTTTGGCTATCGTGTTGAGCGGGCGGCCAAGGCGTTGATTCGTGAGCGGGGAGCTGTGATGGTCACCACAAGGGGCAAATACTTTCCTGAGTGAATGAAGTACCCATCACGCTTCTGGGGTTGGCGCGGTGTCTGCTGCATGATAGGAGCTACGCACCAGCGGCCCGGATTGCACGTGGGAAAAGCCGAGTTCGCGGGCAATGTGACCCAAGTTCTCAAATTCTTGGGGCGTCCAATACTTGACCACCGGCAAGTGATGCAAAGAGGGGGGCAGATATTGTCCCAAAGTCAGGCGATCGCACCCCACGGCTCGTAAATCTTTTAGGGTTTGAATCACCTCTGCCTCGGTTTCTCCCAAACCTAACATCAAGCCCGACTTGGTGGGAAGGTGGGGATTCAGTTCCTTCACAGTGGCCAATACGCGCAGTGAACTCTCATAGGTGGCGCCACGGCGCACCGGACCTTGTAGGCGGCGTACGGTTTCGAGGTTGTGGTTGTAGCAGGCAGGCTGTGCTGCCACAATTTGGGCAATGCAGTCCCGTTGGCTCAAGCGTCCCCGATCCATGCGAAAGTCGGGGGTGAGGACTTCGATTTCCGTGTGGGGGCAGCGTTGGCGAATGGCGTGCATCGTAGCCACAAATTGACCTGCCCCCTGATCCGCCAAGTCATCGCGAGCCACAGAGGTTAAAACCACATAGCGCAATCCCAAGGTAGCCACAGCAGCCGCGATTTTTGCGGGTTCCTCTGGATCAACCGCAGCAGGAGCATGGCCTTTCTCCACTTGGCAAAAGGCACAGGCACGGGTACAGGTGGCGCCCAAGAGCAAAAAGGTGGCGGTTTTTTGGGCATAGCATTCACCGCGATTGGGACAGCGTCCCTCTTCGCAAATGGTGTGAATCCCATACTGGCGCACCAGTCGTTGCACGGTGGAGATCTCACTGGCTTTGCCAAGGGGTTTGCGCAGCCACGGCGGCAGGGGTTGGGAGACGGTCATAGAGTGGGGTTAATCCTGAAAATAGGGGAGAAGCGAACTAGATACAAAACTTGATTAACTATCGAGTCTATTTATTAAGTAACTGTAAATGATTGCCACGGGTACGCTTAGGGGGCGATCGCTTCTATGGCACCATTAATAGCGACGTTACCGCAGCTATGCCACAGAACCTATGAGTGATCAGCCACGCCCAACGGTCATTATTACGGGTGCATCCTCTGGAGTTGGTTTGTATGCCACCAAAGCCTTAGCCAATCGGGGCTGGCACGTTATTATGGCCTGCCGCAATCTTGAAAAAGCAGAGCAAGCTGCCAAAGACTTGCAGATTCCGCCAGAGGCCTACACGATTTTGCATTTGGACTTGTCCTCGTTGGCCAGTGTGCGCGGCTTTGTCGAGTCGTTTCGAGCCTTGAATCGCCCCCTGCGTGCCTTGGTCTGCAATGCCGCTGTCTATTATCCCTTGCTCAAGGAACCCCTCTACAGTGTGGATGGCTATGAAATGAGCGTGGCCACCAACCATTTGGGGCATTTTCTGTTGGCCAACCTGCTGCTAGAGGATCTGAAAAACTCCCCCGAAAGCGATAAGCGCTTGGTGATTCTTGGCACCGTGACGGCCAACCGCAAAGAACTCGGCGGTAAAATTCCGATTCCGGCTCCTCCTGATTTGGGCAATCTCGAAGGCTTTGAAAAGGGCTTTAAGAAACCGATTGCCATGATTAACGGTAAACCCTTCAAATCGGGCAAGGCCTACAAAGATAGCAAGCTCTGCAATATGCTAACGGCACGGGAACTGCATCGCCGCTTCCACGATAGCACTGGCATTGTTTTTAACTCCCTCTATCCGGGTTGCGTGGCTGATACTCCCCTCTTTCGCAATCATTTCCCTCTCTTTCAGAAGCTCTTTCCCCTCTTCCAGAAGTACATCACGGGGGGCTATGTCAGCCAAGAACTGGCCGGTGAGCGGGTCGCAATGGTGGTGGCAGATCCAGAGTTTCGCC contains these protein-coding regions:
- a CDS encoding iron uptake porin, encoding MKKTYLFAGSLSLLGMVAGANIATANEPPKFENLIAAEPQNLQVSEALPAPNTIADASSTITSVNQLLANEESMGQVTSVSQLSDVRPTDWAYQALASLVEKYGCIAGYPDGTFRGNRAATRYEMAAALNACLDVISDRFATKEDLATLQKLMDEFAAELATLRGRVDNLEARTAALEATQFSTTTKLTGTAVMSVQYGGRPSSPNLSVSPAGILTPASGRTNPTVIAGVILNLNTSFTGTDLLQTSLSTGNGGRDAISTYGLGLQTTSTLAQPPVGTTDIFSRPLPYFNPSQYYWSGFGPGVSLYRLAYSFKPTQDITITAGPQFYPSDIIDTNSWANSPASDFGTYFFINNPFIVPYAMNFLGGAGAAIQWNPNEGPFTVRALYLAAEAGRAASGIVPPSPGGGFGGDPFQASLELEYANTFGNGRNSYAVKLQGTYSKTYGIEAQAGGINFELNLGRLGIFGRAGVAGIPSTYFPGVSPLPFSAANFGLGAPGMMAYTFMAGIGYKDLLVPGSVLAAAAGAPFINSAPTFGGGIGNNATQVNVEAFYKFPISDNISITPIFTAIINPNNTNGGGVFSGQPILQGVIRTTFTF
- the lipA gene encoding lipoyl synthase gives rise to the protein MTVSQPLPPWLRKPLGKASEISTVQRLVRQYGIHTICEEGRCPNRGECYAQKTATFLLLGATCTRACAFCQVEKGHAPAAVDPEEPAKIAAAVATLGLRYVVLTSVARDDLADQGAGQFVATMHAIRQRCPHTEIEVLTPDFRMDRGRLSQRDCIAQIVAAQPACYNHNLETVRRLQGPVRRGATYESSLRVLATVKELNPHLPTKSGLMLGLGETEAEVIQTLKDLRAVGCDRLTLGQYLPPSLHHLPVVKYWTPQEFENLGHIARELGFSHVQSGPLVRSSYHAADTAPTPEA
- a CDS encoding protochlorophyllide reductase, which codes for MSDQPRPTVIITGASSGVGLYATKALANRGWHVIMACRNLEKAEQAAKDLQIPPEAYTILHLDLSSLASVRGFVESFRALNRPLRALVCNAAVYYPLLKEPLYSVDGYEMSVATNHLGHFLLANLLLEDLKNSPESDKRLVILGTVTANRKELGGKIPIPAPPDLGNLEGFEKGFKKPIAMINGKPFKSGKAYKDSKLCNMLTARELHRRFHDSTGIVFNSLYPGCVADTPLFRNHFPLFQKLFPLFQKYITGGYVSQELAGERVAMVVADPEFRQSGVHWSWGNRQKQGRKAFVQELSAEGSDEQKARRLWELSEKLVGLA